The segment ccaGCCACCCTGCCCAGCCACTGTGCCAACCCTCCTTCTGGTTCCATGGCTCCCAAGAGTCTTGtctgtgctggcagggctggattttggggaagaGGCATCACCCTCAGCAAGCAGCGGGCAGaacagctgcagtgctgccctTGCTGTGCTGTCACCATGCCCCAGGGgctttgctggctgctctggctctctgcctttcccagccaGCTCACTCCTTCCTGCTCCCCAGCCttcctctggcagctgctgaggagacGCCAGCTCGTCATTCCTGCTTCAAGGTGGCTTTGAAGAGAAAGGGCTGTGTTGCTGAGGCAGAACGCGATGACGAGCAGCAGAAGATGAGAAAAgcctcttccctctcccttcaCCAGAGTGGGCTTCGAGCACCTGTGGCTTTTTGGGAATGATGTGGTGCATCCCAGGTGAGCATCACCTCCAGgacctctgctcctgctccagctcctaaTGCAGCCCTtccacacagggacaccccactCCACAGAAAAACCTCACGTCAGCAGTAGAAAGCAGGGTCTTGCAACCTCAAGAAAAACTTGTGGGGACTCCTAAACCTTCTTGGAAGTTATGGGACCAGGTGGATAAAGCAATATTCCCTTCCCATGCAAGCTGCCttcagggagcacagccagacACCCCAAACAACCTTGGCAACAGCTCAGGCTCAAGGGAATATTAATGTATTCCAGTATAAGGCAAGGATGCAGGGCTAGCTACCGGGgtgaaacagaacaaaaatacaCCCAACCCATCAGAGTAACCCACCAGATCACTGATTTTATCCCCAGGATAAAAGATCTCTGCATCAGGGTTCAGTCTGATGCCAGGCACTGCCTCAATTGGCATGTCCCACCCTCCAGGGTTCACAGCACCATGCCAGAGGTTTCCCTGAAGAAAACCTCTGCTCAGTTCTGGGGAAGAACTATAAAACAAAGGCTTATAAATTAATTACCTAAAAGAGCAGCAGAATGTTATTAGATACTTGGGAGTTAATTGCACTGATGCTAATCACATGTATTTTAAAGGAACCAGCAGAGATGTAACACGTAATTCCACAGGTATTCCAGAATAATTTAgcaatttaattaatttctgctAATACCTTTTAAATCACCTGCCCACTTCCTCTCATGTTTCctgagggaaaggggaaagaaactTTTCCAATTGGCTAAATCTGTTGCAAACTCACTTTTGTTGGCAAAgatattgttttatttctcagtgGATTTTATTAACATTAGAGTTACCCCTGGGTGACAGGGTGGCCAAGCAAGACTGCAATTGCTTGGTCCTAAAATTGGAAGTCTGGATCAGGGACAGTTGAAGTGTTTTGGACAGATTGTGATGGGCTGAGAAGATGGAAACTGAAATGATTTGTGGATTTAGGTCAAATTCAGTAAGCAGAGCCAGGGGAAAATGTGGGAGAGAAATGTAAATAGCACCAGGCGTTTTATTCTATCTCTTCAAAATGCAACATTTTGtttagaaaaagcaaaaatatcccATTTCAGCATGTTTGAGATGCAGGTTTTCTGCTTGTCTCCTTGTGCCTCCCCCCAGGGTCAGGCAGATGGGGCAGCActgcaaaaattatttatttcctttctggGCCCACTGCTCAGCGAGTGCAGGGCACAGAACCTCGGGATGGCACTTGGGAGTCCAGGGGAAGTGGACAGAAGCAGAGACAAGTGATTTGGGCTGTACAGGAGCTGAGCCCCACCCTCCCCACGCTGGCAGAAAAGAGACCACCAGAAGCCATTGCTCTCATGGGGCTTTTATTGTCCGGCTGGCCCTCgcctcccaccctgctgcccaTGGCTGAGCCCTTCAGCACCGCCCACGGCTGCCGAGGagaccccagccctgctcatcCCCAAGCCCAGCCACCTGCCTGGGGCAGCACATTCTTCCCGGCTCTTTTTTGGGGGTTGGTGGGGTTtctttgtttggggtttgtttggttggttgttttttttttttttcttttttaatatttattttaaaaatatagtaGCTGTGGAAAGCAGCCCTCTTTATAAATGCTTGATGCCAGAGTGAAATGCATCATCGGCATCCTCGTTCCTAACCCCTCCTGGGTGCCcctgcctgccagcagcagtgccGCAGGCTGGGGAGGCTGCTCGGGCTGCTGCGGGCAGAGAGGTTCTCGatggcagggagagagagagagagagagagaggggcccttctaaaaatagaaatattgtGCTGAGTCGTTTGGAGTGAATGAAATACATAAAACACCAGCATTAGATTAGCTTTAGCTCATCAGATATTGCTCCCGGCAGAGTTGGTGCAGGGCGCTGGTGGAGGCTCAGTCCTCctcagcctgggccagggcagccacgccagccccagccccctccccactgcAGGGCTCCCTGCTCTCGCCCACCCCGAGGACACTGGCCCACAGGGCAGCCTGAGAGCCCCTGGAGCTGATATAAATAGGAAACTGTAAACACAACCATTGGAGATAAGAGACGTCTACGATCACAGGGTTTACTGCTTCAAaccccccaccctcccccccAATCCGCACCCCTATGCCCTTGTCCCCGCTCCGTAAAAAGGTCTCCAGTAACAAAATCTTCGATCCAGGCTTGGAGTAAAGGTGAGGTGCTCGGGGAGTAAAAAGGGACATTGCAACCTTAGCAGTCTTTGCTTGGGAGGGGAGATGGTGgcaggagggggagagagggtCAGCTGGTTCAGGTCCTTTGCAAGTCCATTTGGTTTGTCTGGAGGACTCCTAGGGTTATACCTGAGATGAAGACGTCTAGAGGACACTCCATAGCTCAATTAGAATGCTGTTGGTGTTTTTGTGCCTAGAAGAGCCCTCACTGCCGGGATTTGTCTGTCGTGCTTGCACCaggcagcaggaaagcagcatCATCCCTCTTCCGCTCGGCACGGGGCCATCGGAACCAACACCGGGCTGGGGGACCCCTCATGTGTCCAGGATCTCGCTGGTGGGCGACGGCTCGTGGGGGATGCCCTGTGTGCTGTGGATGGTCTGGTTGTGCGAGAGGGAGTTCTGCTGGAGCTCCAGGGCGATGGCGTTCTGCGGGAACTCCTTCACCTGCCGCTTGTACTCCAGGAAGGTGCACGCCTTGGTGGCGATCGCAATGATGTTCTTGCCAATAAAGATGGTGGAGACCCTGCTGTCCTGGAACAAGATCATGTTGATGGCCCGGATGAAGATGGTGACGATGTTGATGGTGACCAGGCTGAGGACGGGGTAGAGCATCATTTTTTGTGGGGCAATGTGCTCCCCTTGCATGCTGATCTCACTGAGGGACACGCAAGGCAGGATCAGGAGGAGTATGTAGCAGTAGAAGAACATGAGCCCCTCTGCCCAGATGGGCAGGCCGGTCCTGTGTGGTTCCCACAGGTTGGCCTGGATGTCCAAGATATCCAGCAGGTCGAGGGCCACCCAGAAGAGGCGTCCCCGCAAGTCCTCTTTCTTCCGAAAGGTCCGTATGTACTCCATGCTGTCCAAGGCCACCAGCACCAGGTAGAGCCCCGGCACGCAGATGGAGAGCAATAGGGTCAGAGCTTTCCTGGCCACTGTCTCCAGGTTCTTCTTGTCTGCTTTGTAATTCTGAAAGATGAAATACAGCTTGATCTCCAGCACAAAGATGTAGAGGAACCACAGGATCATGGCGTAGCCCCGCTTGGCCGTCTTCACCTCGGCGCCCACCCACACGGCCACGTAGCGCAGCACGATGAGGAAGCAGATGTCCCCCACCAGCACGATGATGCAGACGCCGATCTTGCGGGGCCCCTGGTTCTGCTCCACCAGGTAGGCATCCATGAAGGCCATGCTGGTCATGATGACGATGGTGGTCAGGCAGACATGGCGCTTGTCAGGCGGCGGCAGCACCATGGTGAGGCGGGCGGCCCTGCGTCCCTCGGCGCCGGCACTAGGGGAGCGGTCCCGCCGGCGCTGCGCGGGGGCACATCCGCGGCCAGCCCAGGGACCGAGCGCCGCTCTGTCCCCCGCTGCCACCCCAGGAAGAGGTGCCTGGAGGAGCAGTGGCTCGGCTGGCAGCCCCACTGTCCCAGGGCTcggggctgcccctgcagagcccACGCCAGCCCTTCGCCCCTCagtggctgtgccctgcaggcACCGtggctctgcccccagcccagggctggctgagcagcccagccccaggcaccctCCACCACCAGCCGCCAGGGCTCACGGGTGTGCAGGGCCTCCTGGAGGAATGTCGCTCCTCGGTGGTGGGCCCCCCATCGCTGTCAGGCTCTCCAGCAATCCTATGGTACTAGCACGCCTTCAGGCTCCAAGCCCCAAATCCTGGTACAGATCCCTGGAAACACGACAGTTGACAGGGCAGAAGGGGAGCCCTCCCGGTTCCCAGTGAGATCCCACGTTCCtctggggtctggggggctcCTGCTGTGTCCTCACAGGGAATCACCTTCACACCTAtccccacagggctgtgctggtgtcCTGCCGCTCCCAGCTGTACCCGCATCCCTCCATTCCTGCAAAAGATGGCAAAGAGCAAGCGTTAGGGTCCCTCTGTGAGCTGACCATGGAATGGTGGCAATGACAACCCCCGCAGCTCCCAGCACACCGCAGCGTGAGCCGGGCTCCCACCAGGCGCCATCCCACCGCTGGGGCACCCACCACACGGCCTGTGTGCGAGGGTGCAGAACAGCTTCCACTGAGCACAAACACAGCACgggctgtcctgcagggaaaCGCAGCCTGCTGCCCTTCCACGGGCACTGCCTGTCCAGAACTCCTCAGCAAGCTCGCGCCCTGTGTGCTTCTGCTGTTCCAGCAGCACCgacacaaaaccacaaacctggtggggacacacaggttctcagcattcccagctccaggtaTCCCTGCTCCAACAGGGACACAGACCCACAAGTTACTGCAGCCTGGACAGTTCTGCATAACTACAGCCATGGGATTCTACCAGTTACTGAGCAGCTCTCAGGGTGTGGGGCACGTCCCTCCTCGAGCAGGGGTGAGGTCAGGGCTGGCACATGGGGGACAGGGCaaagctgtccccagggtgtcatgatgtcccagcagctctctggaCTGGTTCGGCTGCTCGTGGGCACAACTCCTCCTCGTCATGCTGTGCTTGCCTAAGTAATTTGTTACTCTTTTCTGTGCAGGGATTGCACTCCAGAAATGAACAGGTAGGCCCCAGTGCATGCAAAAATGTCATTGAACTGCTCACATGGAGAATGACCATGACCACAGCCACAGAGGCTGAAGGGAAGCGGCCAAGCCCAAGGAGGTGTAAGCCACTAAAAGCCTGCCCTACTTTGTAGCTGCTTATGTCTATAGGGCCTCATTTAAATAAAAGCTAGATTCTCTCCTGCTTCAGGGAGACAAGAAGAACAAAGAAGAGAAAGTGGGAAGCCAGATGAGTCAGAGCCAGACCTGCCTTGAGTCTGAGTAGGTGGACAGCAGGGATGCGTGTACCTGTGCCCTGGTTTCCAAAGGATGTGGTGCTTAGCAAATGTTAGCAAGAGACTTAAAGCTGCTACTCCAGCCAGGACCCTCGGGATGCTCTTCTGAGTCTGCTGCCAGCAAGGAAAACTGGcatgttaaaataatttctcaagCAGGAATTGCTCAGAAAGAAACCAAAAAGATGTGGTGGGAATTCATGAGAACTGCTGCATGGTGCTTCCCAGGCAAGGCAGTCCCTGCAGGCCCACTCGCCAGTGTGGCTCTCTGCAACAACTCAGAGCTGCCCTTTGGGGCTTCAGTTTGTTCTTTCTAGAGGTTTCGGATAAAAATGTGTGGTCATTGCTGTAACTGCCTTAAAACTCATGCCAAGTTTTACAGAGGATTTATAGCCAAGGAGAGATAATTCCATATAAATTAGGTCTTTCAGGAGGGaatggtggcttttttttttttctctcacccTGTAAGTATTTATGCCTGCAAAAGACAGTGGTTATTTAAAGGGCAGTAGGTTGCATCACAGCATGGTAAGGTTCGGAAGCAGCTTGCTTGTAAatcctgtccctgtgccctgtgagCTCCCGGTGTGGTctggggagctgggggaagGCACAGCTCTCTCCTCATGACTACATGAAACCAGACAGAAAACCCTTTCCTGCCTCCTGGTGAACACCCAGGGCACCGAAAGGTGTTCATTCACAGTGTTTACAGCGGCAGCCAGCAGGTCTTTAACCATCGGTGCTGAACAGATCgttttcagcaaaaaaaaatacgCTCAAATGGCAGATCCTTCCCCCGTGTCTGCTCCTGAAGGGCTcacagcagcctgggctgggtttgACAAACATTTGCGGTGGTGACCTTTCAGAGGGGAGTCACTGGGCTCTGGCGCTGCTTCCTCCCCTGTCAAATCATGCACTACCCAGGGTGAGCACCTCTCTTGCCTTTTCCAAATTGTTTCCAAGCACTTGCTGCAGTGCAAGCTCTTCTCCTGATTGTCCAGGAGCTGGTGTTCTCTCCACCCCTCGCAGCCCTGGTGCTGTATGGAAAATACAGAGTCCTTTGCAGATCCATGGAGCAGAGCTTGCCAATTGGAGTGATGCCTGACCAGCCTGTCGGGGAGGGGGCACATAAAACTCTCCTTGGAGGACTATTAGAGAAAAGCAGGTCGTTTTTAAACAGCCATGACTTTGTAACTTTTAAATGACCACATCGGACAGTACGTTCAGAAACTGCCTGAGAACTGTGCTGAGTAAACAAGACAATAACCGTGTCAGACATCCACAAGAGCACATCTGAGGCAAATATTTGTTTAGACAAGTATTCACAAAACTTTCTTCCTGCAGGAATTCTTGTAAATAAAAGGCAGCCCACCTGAACATAATGAGTTTGGAGCGCTGTGGATGTCAGtgagccaggctggcagcttCCTGGAGAAGGGATCTAACAGCTTTGGCATCCCTCTTGGTGCCAGGACTCCCACAAGCAGGTGATGAAGCGATGCTTCAGTCTTGGCAACTACGGTTCTCCTTACCAGGACAAAATTCAACCCCTAATTGCTTATTCTCCTCTATTTCTACCCTACTCAAATGGCTCCATTGCACTGGAGTGAGCAAATGACCTCAGTGATGCTCAGCGTGTCACCAGCTGACAAGGCACAGCCCAAGGCCAGCATCCAGCCCCACCAGtgaaggccagcagcagggaatgggaatggggagcagcagcctgtcccctctccttctCTGGGGtgtgcctggggacaccccatttcccagcccagcctcccctttcccagcttcccggcagggtgggagagGCCTCAGTGGGAATGGAGGGGGCTGCTGATTTCCTGGAGAGACTCAGGCATGAGTGCAATGAGATGAGACTGCAGATGAGTCCAAACTCGGCTGAAGGGCAGGGTTTGCACTCTCACCGCTGCCCTGCTTCCTCTGGCACCGAGGGAAAGGAGCAGCATTGGTGCAGCCAGCCCTTGCCCTCTAGTGCCTCTGCTCTGTCTGAGAAGTTATTTCTTGGTCTTGCACCTCTTTTTCCCGGCTCTCCCGGGTGCTATAAAGCACTGGTGGTTACCCAAGGATGTGTGGTCACAGCCTTGCTCCACCACCAGGCAGTGTGGAAGAAAACCAAACCGTGCTCAGGCCTGCCATGCCAGTGGCTCGCTGCGGTGATTAATTCCCGCTAGCTCTGCCCTTTCCGGCCGCCCATCACAGTGccctcctctcctgcctctgcccagcgCCTCCCGGCACAGCAGCCGGCAGCACCCGGGAGCCGTGGGATGCAGGAGCTGCCCACAAAGCCCATCTCCCAGTCCGgagagccagcagctgcagacGGCCTGGAGGGCTCGTGGAGCCACTGGCAAAACATCGCCATTAAAGCCAGCAGGCGCTTCCCAAAGCCCAGCTCTACCTggcaaattaatttaaattatttatgtaatttGGATCCTgtctattttaaaaaagggagtGAGACAGAAGTATACACCACGTGCTTCCCAGGTAATTAGGATGCCGCACTGCTTAAAGCTTCATTTGCACTTTAATTGCTTTGATTTATTCCAGTTTTCCCGAGTGTAAATCCAAAGCTCCCCCTGACTTGGCCcttcagagagctgctgctccaccaGGGCCTTTTCCCACCTGGCAGCGTGGGCCAAGAGGAGGCGATGGGCACAGCCACCTGTGCTCGGGACTTCAGGGCAGCTGTGGCAGAGCCGCCGAGGCGATGGCATCACTCCCTGGCAgcgggctgtgctccagggagcCGCTGAACCGCAGCCAGGTGCCCTGCTCTCGGCAGAGGCCggggacagggagctgctgttCATTGCTTACACGATTTGTGACTCCCTGAATTACCTGTGACTCTGTGCACCATGCAAGGATGGGGCTTACAGGCAGGGCAAGCTCTGCCTTGACTAAGAATAAACTCTAAATCATCTTGTCCCTGAGCCTTTGCATGTTTCTGCCGCTGGTTCAGCCTCGCTGACCTGAAGGTTTCACCTTGCCCACCCCGGGCAGTGCCTGGGGACCatcagagggagggagggaggatgcTCCTATGCTGAGGAACAGGGAAGGTCGCTCTGGgcagtggctgtgccctgcctccTCCGAGGCAGCACCGGGCTCCCAAGTGCATCCTGTGAAGGAAATGAGATTGAGGGAGATTTTTCCGGACCCTGTCCACTAATTGtgtctgaggaggaagcagcccACTTGCTAATGACTACAGATAATTCACTGTGTAGGCCCATAAAGAGATGGGGAAAGAGCTGCAAACAGTTCCTAGAACctgctcaaaataaacaatgcacTGTCAGATGAAACCAGCTCCTGCTTATATGGGTGAGTGCATCAACTGTGCTCTCCTGCTGCAAACCCCCTCAGTCCCCTTTGGAGTTCATTTCAGGCCCCTTtcccaaaaacaaacacaagCAGAAGGTACCAGAACAGTTGtctgaataggaaaaaaaaaaaaaaaacaactaccCTCTCAATCACACTGCTTTGGTGACggggcagggaaatgctgcttgcccaaagcagagccctgcacaggctggggatggatggatggatggatggatggatggatggccTCTTTGTTCCCAGTTTTGTCCCCCACAGCCATCCTGGTCACGGCTCTCCTGCTgacacaggcagctgcagctgctgggaacaTCTCCCCATTCACAACCATGCTGAGTTTGATGATACTTGACAGacatgtcaaaaaaaaaaaaagtgccttttTAGACATTTTGGGTGTTTAAAAATAGTTAAAGGTAAATGATTCATTTTGACTTGTACATAAATTGTGAAATTATAATACTACATTTTGACTCTACCAAAACAATTTACATTTTCCCAGCAAAATGCTTCTGCAGAGGAATTTCTTGGTGTTTCCAAGTTGGGTGCATTTTCAAGATTTTGATCTAATTTGGACCAAAACCCAGATATAAAAGCATCTACATCCCCCACGGTTCATTGGTTTGTTGCCAAAAAAGGCACATTTGGCAAACATCTGTCTGCATGTATGTTTGCCACAGCGAGAGATGCATGAGGCATTCAGTGGAGTGCAGGTTCTGCTCACAGAGCTATCCCCACCCTCCTCTCCCTACTGCAGGCTCCTTGCACTCTTTATCACTCTTCAGCAGAGCTTTGCCCACTGGTCCTGGGGCATTTCCCTCTCTGCTACCTCGGGAGTCCTCCTGGGcttgctgctcctctgccaaaTCATCTGCGTTTTCCCTACCCTGCTGCCCTCCCAAGTCCCAGTGCTCCTGCAAATGCAGGACTTGCCCCTGCTGGGGGAATTTGACCCAGTTAAACTctctttttggtttgttggtttggggtttttgttgttttttttttttgttttccaggctTCCCCCCACTTTTTTGGAGATGCTGTTGGATTTTACGTGTTTCCTCCAGCACGCTCCCAGCTCACTCCAGAGGGTGCTGTCTGCAGCTATGACCCACACCCTCACTGGTCCTGTCCCCTGCCTAGGAAACTGTTTGGCTTTCCTCAGAAGGAGCTGTGCCATCCTTGGGCTGGGAACAAAAGTACTTCCTGCCCCAGGCATGGCAGGGCTGAGAGTGCACCTGCAACTTGCAGTTGAACAAATCACCTCACTAAAATCCAGCAGCGCACCACCAGCTCtgacctctgctgctgccctcctgGATAGAAAGGCCTCACTCAAGTGGTCAACAAGTTTCCCCTGCACACAAAGACCACAGCTTGGATTTTTCCTGTGCCATCAGTAGACATGAATGCAAACACCAGGAGCGAGCCAGGCCAGGAACACAAAACTTGGATCCAATTTCAGTAGCCTGAGGATGTACTTTTGTGTGTGACTCACAACCACATCCTCAAATAACCTCGctgtcagtgctgggggaaAGGAAATCATGGAGCCAGAGCAGAACCCTCACACAGATGCTTTCCCCCACTGCCTGCTGGAAATCCCTGCAGATGGAGGATGGAAAGCTTCCTGCTCTTGCTCATCCTAGTCCTCACTCTCCTGGGTGCTGGCAGAGAGGTACAAGCTTTCCtgagtgctgctcccagcatcCTCACCCAATCCACTAGGTGCCTGAGAGCAGGTGGGAAAGGGAATCagctaattaaaagaaaatgaaaactggaATGTGAAGCTATAAATAGGAGAGCACTGGGAGCTTCCTGGTGCTAAAAACATGCTTGTGGGGAAGGAGATGCTGGAAGCTCTGGGGCAGAACTCTGGAGATGTACCAGGGAAGATGCATCTGAGATCTGCTGGCACCTCCTGCCTGTGTGAGAGGGTGCTCAGACAGGGATGACTCTGCAGCATGGGCTGGATGAGGGCAGCCTTGCAGGCTCTTGTAGAGACCTGGGCAGAGTCCCCTGCTGGTTCCTCTggcctgggccaggctggctgTCAGACTtaaggcagcaggagagggacctctcctctcctccctcacccacaccatgcaaggaaaggctgtgggTGAAAGTGCCAGATGCAAAGAAAGCAAGGCAAGCTGCAAAGGAGAGA is part of the Anomalospiza imberbis isolate Cuckoo-Finch-1a 21T00152 chromosome 9, ASM3175350v1, whole genome shotgun sequence genome and harbors:
- the TMEM121 gene encoding transmembrane protein 121, whose amino-acid sequence is MVLPPPDKRHVCLTTIVIMTSMAFMDAYLVEQNQGPRKIGVCIIVLVGDICFLIVLRYVAVWVGAEVKTAKRGYAMILWFLYIFVLEIKLYFIFQNYKADKKNLETVARKALTLLLSICVPGLYLVLVALDSMEYIRTFRKKEDLRGRLFWVALDLLDILDIQANLWEPHRTGLPIWAEGLMFFYCYILLLILPCVSLSEISMQGEHIAPQKMMLYPVLSLVTINIVTIFIRAINMILFQDSRVSTIFIGKNIIAIATKACTFLEYKRQVKEFPQNAIALELQQNSLSHNQTIHSTQGIPHEPSPTSEILDT